In Myxococcus stipitatus, the following are encoded in one genomic region:
- a CDS encoding amino acid adenylation domain-containing protein translates to MSSITPRPIDALMHHLRGLDIRLWLEGERLRFSAPPGALTPALQAELKDRKAEVLTFLQDAAQATRGVAENIPRRPDNEPPPLSSSQQRLWFLEQLEGPSGAYTMPAALRLTGALDTNALGRALSAIVQRHDVLRTRYALVNGRPVQHLLPESTVTVEQVDLEALSPDARHAEVQRRAAEEARAPFDVSQDMPLRARLLRLEAREHVLLLTLHHIASDGWSLGVLMRELAAHYQAFITGGEATLPALPIQYADYAHWQRRRMDDGAMKAHVEWWRERLSGAPALLELPTDRPRPTAQRFLGATRRFTVPAPLTVQLKQRARDAEATLFMTLLAAFGVLLSRYSGQRDVVVGTPIANRPASTESLIGLFANTLPLRVSLEGDPTFSALLREVRRDTLAAYTHQDVPLEQLVEALQPARDLSHPPLFQVLLTLQNTPPASLSLPGLSLELLEVESGTSQFDLSLSLTETNQGLAAELNYNTDLFDEATAARITDHFVCLLEQVAEAPERAVSRLPLLREPERATLLHAWNDTGMELSGAPTLHGLFEAQAARRPDAIAVRFGSSALTYAELNTRAQRVADHLRHLGIGPGHRVGLFLERGLDLLAGLLGILKSGAAYVPLDPMYPAPRLMHILEDSGVAALLSEPELTALVPNWNGRIVRISDTAGASPDGVGTHPRGADLAYVLYTSGSTGRPKGVAVPHEAAVNFLTSMRREPGMTERDTLLAVTTIAFDISVLELFLPLSVGGCVVIASQEEAMDGTRLLPLMAASGATMMQATPSTWRMLLSLGWSGPPSLKLLCGGEALPSELLAPLRARCTELWNMYGPTETTVWSTVSRLEAGDAITLGKPIANTQAHVLDAWLQPVPPGVVGTLYLGGLGVARGYLNRPELTAEQFVPDPHSHRPGARLYRTGDLARRRSDGALEFLGRGDGQVKLRGHRIELGDIEARLAQHPGVAETAVRPWGPASDPALVAYVRPGPGSTLDEAALREHLRAQLPAYMLPTYFMVLESFPRTANNKLDRKALPPPEVSARAAATFIAPSTPDEQRLADIWREVLGVERVGMDDDFFALGGHSMKAVQALARIQEAWRVEVSLRVLFEHPTLGAMAKHLEAARPAPSRPAPPPLIARPRQARRVQADSRADLNLPDSSTHSD, encoded by the coding sequence GTGAGCTCCATCACCCCGCGCCCCATCGACGCGTTGATGCACCACCTGCGCGGCCTGGACATCCGGCTGTGGCTGGAGGGCGAGCGGCTGCGCTTCAGCGCCCCACCCGGAGCTCTCACCCCCGCGCTCCAGGCCGAGCTGAAGGACCGCAAGGCCGAGGTCCTCACCTTCCTGCAAGACGCCGCACAGGCCACGCGCGGCGTCGCGGAGAACATCCCTCGCCGCCCGGACAACGAGCCGCCACCACTGTCCTCGAGCCAGCAGCGGCTGTGGTTCCTGGAGCAGCTCGAGGGACCGTCGGGCGCCTATACGATGCCCGCGGCGCTGCGCCTCACGGGTGCGCTGGACACGAACGCCCTGGGGCGCGCGCTGAGCGCCATCGTCCAACGTCACGACGTGCTGCGCACGCGCTACGCCTTGGTCAACGGGCGGCCTGTCCAGCACCTCTTGCCCGAGTCCACCGTGACAGTGGAGCAGGTGGACCTGGAGGCCCTCTCTCCGGATGCGCGGCACGCGGAGGTCCAGCGCCGCGCGGCAGAGGAAGCACGCGCGCCGTTCGACGTGTCACAGGACATGCCGCTGCGCGCGCGCCTGCTCCGGCTGGAGGCACGCGAGCACGTGCTGCTGCTCACGCTGCACCACATCGCCAGCGACGGCTGGTCCCTGGGCGTGTTGATGCGGGAGCTGGCCGCGCACTACCAGGCGTTCATCACGGGAGGAGAAGCCACGCTCCCCGCCCTGCCCATCCAGTACGCGGACTATGCGCACTGGCAGCGGCGGCGCATGGACGATGGAGCCATGAAGGCCCACGTCGAGTGGTGGCGCGAGCGTCTCTCCGGAGCTCCGGCCCTGCTCGAGCTGCCCACGGACCGACCTCGCCCCACGGCCCAGCGCTTCCTCGGTGCCACGCGGCGATTCACCGTCCCCGCGCCCCTCACCGTCCAGCTCAAGCAGCGCGCCCGTGACGCGGAGGCCACGCTGTTCATGACGCTGCTGGCCGCGTTCGGAGTGCTGCTCTCGCGCTACAGCGGCCAGCGCGACGTCGTGGTCGGAACGCCCATCGCCAACCGGCCCGCTTCGACGGAGAGCCTCATCGGGCTCTTCGCCAACACGCTCCCGCTGCGTGTGTCCCTGGAGGGAGACCCGACCTTCTCGGCGCTGCTCCGAGAAGTGCGCCGCGACACGCTCGCCGCCTACACCCATCAGGACGTCCCTCTCGAACAGCTCGTCGAAGCGCTCCAGCCCGCTCGCGACCTGAGTCACCCACCGCTGTTCCAGGTCCTGCTCACCCTCCAGAACACGCCTCCCGCGTCGCTCTCCCTTCCCGGGCTGTCGCTGGAGTTGCTGGAGGTGGAGAGCGGGACGTCGCAGTTCGACCTGTCGCTGTCCCTGACGGAGACGAACCAGGGCCTCGCGGCGGAGCTCAACTACAACACCGACCTGTTCGACGAAGCGACGGCCGCCCGCATCACGGACCACTTCGTGTGCCTGCTGGAGCAGGTCGCGGAAGCGCCCGAGCGCGCCGTCTCACGCCTCCCCCTGCTGCGCGAGCCCGAGCGCGCCACCTTGTTGCACGCGTGGAATGACACGGGGATGGAGCTCTCCGGTGCCCCCACCCTCCATGGCCTCTTCGAGGCACAGGCCGCGCGCCGCCCGGACGCCATCGCCGTCCGCTTCGGCTCCAGCGCCCTGACGTACGCGGAGCTGAACACGCGGGCTCAGCGCGTCGCGGACCACCTGAGGCACCTGGGAATCGGGCCCGGCCACCGAGTGGGCCTCTTCCTCGAGCGCGGGCTCGACCTCCTCGCGGGGCTGCTCGGCATCCTCAAGTCGGGGGCGGCCTACGTTCCCCTCGACCCGATGTATCCGGCGCCTCGGCTGATGCACATCCTCGAGGACAGCGGCGTCGCGGCGCTCCTCTCCGAGCCGGAGCTGACCGCGCTCGTCCCCAACTGGAACGGGCGCATCGTCCGCATCTCCGACACGGCTGGAGCCTCGCCCGACGGAGTGGGGACACACCCGCGCGGCGCCGACCTGGCGTACGTGCTCTACACCTCCGGCTCGACGGGCCGGCCCAAGGGCGTGGCCGTGCCCCATGAGGCCGCCGTCAACTTCCTGACGTCGATGCGGCGCGAGCCCGGGATGACCGAGCGCGACACGTTGCTCGCCGTGACGACCATCGCCTTCGACATCTCCGTGCTGGAGCTGTTCCTCCCGTTGAGCGTGGGCGGATGTGTCGTCATCGCGAGCCAGGAAGAGGCCATGGACGGCACGCGCCTGTTGCCGCTCATGGCGGCGAGCGGCGCCACGATGATGCAGGCCACGCCCTCCACCTGGCGGATGTTGTTGTCGCTGGGCTGGTCCGGTCCCCCTTCGTTGAAGCTGCTCTGTGGCGGCGAGGCACTCCCTTCCGAGCTGCTGGCCCCGCTGCGCGCACGCTGCACGGAACTGTGGAACATGTATGGCCCCACGGAGACCACCGTGTGGTCCACCGTGTCCCGGCTCGAGGCGGGCGACGCCATCACGCTCGGCAAGCCCATCGCCAACACCCAGGCCCATGTGCTGGATGCGTGGCTCCAGCCCGTCCCGCCCGGCGTGGTGGGGACGCTGTACCTGGGGGGATTGGGCGTGGCGCGTGGCTACCTCAACCGCCCGGAGCTCACCGCGGAGCAGTTCGTTCCGGACCCGCATTCCCACCGTCCCGGCGCGCGCCTCTACCGCACGGGAGACCTGGCGCGACGGAGGTCCGATGGCGCGCTCGAGTTCCTGGGGCGCGGCGATGGACAGGTGAAGCTGCGAGGCCACCGCATCGAGCTGGGAGACATCGAGGCGCGGCTCGCCCAGCACCCTGGCGTGGCGGAGACCGCGGTGCGCCCATGGGGACCCGCGAGCGACCCGGCGCTGGTCGCCTATGTCCGGCCCGGCCCCGGCTCCACACTCGACGAGGCGGCGCTGCGCGAGCACCTGCGCGCGCAGCTCCCCGCGTACATGCTGCCCACGTACTTCATGGTGCTGGAGTCCTTCCCCCGCACCGCCAACAACAAGCTGGACCGCAAGGCGCTCCCCCCTCCCGAGGTGAGCGCCCGCGCCGCCGCCACGTTCATCGCACCGAGCACGCCGGACGAGCAGCGGCTCGCCGACATCTGGCGCGAGGTGCTGGGCGTGGAACGCGTCGGCATGGACGATGACTTCTTCGCCCTGGGTGGCCATTCGATGAAGGCCGTCCAGGCGCTCGCGCGCATTCAAGAAGCATGGCGCGTGGAGGTCTCGCTGCGTGTCCTCTTCGAGCACCCCACCCTGGGTGCCATGGCGAAGCACCTGGAGGCCGCTCGGCCCGCGCCGTCACGGCCCGCGCCGCCTCCGCTCATCGCCCGCCCCCGGCAGGCGCGCCGCGTCCAGGCCGACTCGCGCGCCGACCTCAACCTGCCGGACTCGTCCACGCATTCCGACTAG